One Vitis vinifera cultivar Pinot Noir 40024 chromosome 8, ASM3070453v1 genomic window carries:
- the LOC100246864 gene encoding uncharacterized protein LOC100246864 isoform X2 — translation MRRVNGILRQSQKALQDLDLLKVLQSEIRHEQSHDRFQNYQGGNPGDFVVDWDSPASQDVVLRRKCESGEEVAVSALLSPITFRNEEGSFPRDLLMKVCVKKPGLSPVLQFDCGVFSKDHERLEFNIHSAYYIPSPACLNPSAYRGPSFSSLDPNLQDALKEYLLARGIGDDLTNFLVIHLHRKEQTQYTSWLHKLEAMMAKDD, via the exons ATGCGGAGGGTAAATGGTATTTTGCGGCAGAGCCAGAAAGCCCTGCAAGATCTGGATTTGCTCAAGGTACTCCAATCTGAGATCAGACACGAACAATCCCATGATCGATTTCAG AATTATCAAGGCGGTAATCCGGGAGATTTCGTGGTGGACTGGGACTCACCAGCTTCTCAAGATGTGGTTTTGCGGAGGAAGTGCGAGTCGGGTGAAGAGGTCGCTGTCTCAGCCCTTCTGAGTCCCATAACCTTTAGAAACGAGGAGGGTTCATTTCCAAGGGACCTTCTGATGAAGGTGTGTGTAAAGAAACCTGGTTTGAGTCCTGTTTTGCAGTTTGATTGTGGAGTTTTTAGCAAAGACCATGAAAGGTTGGAGTTCAACATCCACAGTGCATATTATATTCCCTCACCGGCTTGTCTGAATCCCTCAGCCTACAGAGGGCCCTCATTCAG TTCGTTGGACCCTAATTTACAGGACGCACTCAAGGAGTATCTACTAGCCAGGGGTATCGGAGACGACCTGACCAACTTCCTTGTCATTCACCTTCATAGAAAGGAGCAAACCCAATATACGAGCTGGTTGCATAAACTGGAAGCTATGATGGCAAAGGACGATTGA
- the LOC100246864 gene encoding uncharacterized protein LOC100246864 isoform X1 produces the protein MRRVNGILRQSQKALQDLDLLKVLQSEIRHEQSHDRFQNYQGGNPGDFVVDWDSPASQDVVLRRKCESGEEVAVSALLSPITFRNEEGSFPRDLLMKVCVKKPGLSPVLQFDCGVFSKDHERLEFNIHSAYYIPSPACLNPSAYRGPSFRCNSLSIGLINEHCLRDFYVFREKKKKTLQVYYRLYLAKNVILCLIVYILMILKLNIWVCESYLHLYAQAIFFRFFRLFLELLLNSRT, from the exons ATGCGGAGGGTAAATGGTATTTTGCGGCAGAGCCAGAAAGCCCTGCAAGATCTGGATTTGCTCAAGGTACTCCAATCTGAGATCAGACACGAACAATCCCATGATCGATTTCAG AATTATCAAGGCGGTAATCCGGGAGATTTCGTGGTGGACTGGGACTCACCAGCTTCTCAAGATGTGGTTTTGCGGAGGAAGTGCGAGTCGGGTGAAGAGGTCGCTGTCTCAGCCCTTCTGAGTCCCATAACCTTTAGAAACGAGGAGGGTTCATTTCCAAGGGACCTTCTGATGAAGGTGTGTGTAAAGAAACCTGGTTTGAGTCCTGTTTTGCAGTTTGATTGTGGAGTTTTTAGCAAAGACCATGAAAGGTTGGAGTTCAACATCCACAGTGCATATTATATTCCCTCACCGGCTTGTCTGAATCCCTCAGCCTACAGAGGGCCCTCATTCAGGTGCAATTCTCTGTCAATTGGCTTGATTAATGAGCATTGTTTGCGAGATTTTTACGtatttagagagaaaaaaaaaaaaacccttcaagTATATTATCGTCTTTACTTGGCAAAGAATGTGATTTTATGCCTTATTGTCtatattttgatgattttgaaattgaatatcTGGGTCTGCGAATCTTATCTACATTTGTATGCGCAAGCCATCTTCTTTAGATTCTTTCGTTTGTTCTTGGAGTTATTGCTCAATTCAAGAACATGA